One segment of Planctomycetaceae bacterium DNA contains the following:
- a CDS encoding alkaline phosphatase family protein, with translation MPSGREAHRQLIVINVVGLTYEMLGDNTPHIRSLLDTGFARPMQTVLPAVTCSVQSTLLTGTLPRDHGIVGNGWYFRDLAEVGFWKQSNGLVRGEKLFQTAKRRDASHTTANLFWWYNMYADVDWSVTPRPSYPADGRKIPDIYSEPPQMRDDLQRKLGQFPLFNFWGPTADIRSSRWITDAGLSVLNEHDPSLLLIYLPHLDYNLQRLGPHDPRIVDDIRAVDHEAGRLIAAGRERGAEIVVLSEYGITEVNRPIHVNRALREAGLLRVRREPTGWETLDCGASRAFAVADHQVAHVYVKAETDVERVRQILQSLDGVEHVFDKSGQRDVGLDHERSGELVAVSGRDSWFTYYFWLDDAVAPDYARTVDIHRKPGYDPVELFIDPQIRFPRLKVASRLARKLLGFRYYMDVIGLDASIVRGSHGRLPDTERLESDAAVFISSSRDGERDEVHAVDVRDLLLMRQFAL, from the coding sequence ATGCCTTCCGGACGTGAAGCCCATCGACAGTTGATCGTCATCAATGTTGTCGGGCTGACTTACGAAATGCTGGGCGATAACACGCCGCACATTCGCTCTCTGCTGGACACCGGGTTCGCCAGGCCGATGCAGACGGTGCTGCCGGCGGTGACATGTTCCGTCCAGTCGACGCTGCTGACGGGAACGCTGCCGCGCGATCACGGGATCGTCGGCAACGGCTGGTACTTTCGAGACCTGGCCGAAGTCGGTTTCTGGAAACAGTCCAACGGTCTGGTCCGCGGGGAGAAGCTGTTTCAGACGGCAAAGCGCCGCGACGCGTCTCACACGACCGCCAACCTGTTCTGGTGGTACAACATGTACGCCGACGTTGACTGGTCAGTGACGCCGCGACCGTCGTATCCGGCCGATGGACGCAAGATCCCCGACATCTACTCCGAACCGCCACAGATGCGGGATGACCTGCAGCGGAAACTCGGCCAATTTCCGCTGTTCAACTTCTGGGGCCCGACGGCGGACATCAGAAGTTCCCGGTGGATTACGGACGCCGGCCTTTCCGTGCTGAACGAACACGATCCGTCGCTGCTGCTGATCTATCTGCCTCACCTGGATTACAACCTGCAGCGACTGGGGCCGCATGATCCGCGGATCGTCGACGACATCCGGGCGGTGGATCACGAAGCCGGCCGGCTGATTGCGGCGGGCCGTGAACGCGGCGCGGAAATCGTCGTGCTGAGCGAATACGGGATCACCGAAGTCAACCGGCCCATTCACGTCAACCGGGCTCTTCGCGAAGCCGGATTGCTGCGAGTTCGGCGGGAACCAACGGGCTGGGAAACACTGGACTGCGGCGCGTCGCGAGCGTTCGCTGTGGCGGATCACCAGGTGGCTCATGTCTATGTGAAGGCGGAAACTGATGTCGAACGCGTGCGGCAGATTCTTCAGAGTCTCGACGGAGTGGAACACGTTTTCGACAAAAGCGGTCAGCGAGACGTCGGCCTGGATCACGAACGAAGCGGCGAGCTGGTGGCGGTCAGCGGCCGTGACTCCTGGTTCACCTACTACTTCTGGCTGGATGACGCGGTTGCGCCTGACTACGCCCGGACCGTCGATATTCACCGCAAGCCGGGGTACGACCCTGTGGAGCTGTTCATCGATCCGCAGATTCGTTTTCCCAGGTTGAAGGTAGCCTCCCGACTCGCGCGAAAGCTGCTGGGATTTCGGTATTACATGGACGTTATCGGCCTGGATGCGTCGATCGTCAGGGGCAGCCACGGCCGGCTGCCGGATACGGAGCGGCTGGAATCGGACGCGGCGGTGTTTATCAGTTCGTCCCGAGACGGTGAGCGTGACGAAGTTCATGCGGTCGACGTGCGAGATCTGCTGCTGATGCGACAATTTGCGTTGTAA
- a CDS encoding ATPase, T2SS/T4P/T4SS family, whose amino-acid sequence MAKGDAQEEEEDLDEREQVLFQGPMYGRDANLKQNPRLVQAALVPVKRMVTDALSRRAHTVLLEPAPGKIAIRFVVDGIAYPAGAVPARQGVGMVQMLKLLAGLDPQKRTVQQSGGIRSEYTGKAYRLLVLSTPVKGGAERLRIRIENPKDSFIRPQDVGVPNDLRQKIRDFTSDSKGIVLACGPPDSGITSLSLVTLHCTDPYLYSVFNLADVGEHSLVNVADYEPEEGHDLAFTLDRISRREADLVYMPPFTDPKTTQLLFDFSDRLCFVGEIPCRTPIEAVQTLIQWVGVDSVLKHLKGVVTHKLIRKLCDDCKQAFRPNPQLLKRLGLPPEVTVLYRAPAPPPADDPEAPTIEELCADCNGMPYYGRIPCFEVLEMSDGMKEVVAAGADPAAMRQQMFREDMRTLQKDALRLVVEGKTSLEEVQRSFQGPKGRPAKKRRPRPQA is encoded by the coding sequence GTGGCGAAAGGCGACGCTCAGGAAGAAGAAGAAGATCTGGACGAACGTGAGCAGGTCCTGTTTCAGGGGCCCATGTACGGTCGCGACGCGAACCTCAAGCAGAATCCCCGGCTGGTGCAGGCGGCCCTGGTTCCCGTCAAGAGAATGGTGACGGATGCGCTTTCGCGGCGGGCTCATACAGTCCTGCTGGAACCGGCACCCGGCAAGATCGCGATTCGATTCGTCGTGGACGGTATTGCGTATCCCGCCGGCGCGGTCCCCGCAAGGCAGGGCGTCGGGATGGTGCAGATGCTGAAACTGCTGGCCGGCCTGGATCCTCAGAAACGAACGGTCCAGCAGTCCGGCGGCATCCGATCCGAATACACCGGCAAGGCGTACCGACTGCTGGTCCTGTCGACTCCCGTCAAAGGCGGCGCGGAGCGTCTGCGAATTCGCATCGAGAATCCCAAAGATTCGTTTATCCGTCCGCAGGACGTCGGAGTCCCCAACGATCTGCGGCAGAAGATTCGAGATTTTACGTCCGACAGCAAGGGCATCGTGCTGGCCTGCGGGCCACCGGATTCCGGAATTACGTCGCTATCGCTGGTGACGCTGCACTGTACCGATCCGTATCTTTACTCCGTTTTCAATCTGGCAGACGTCGGCGAGCACTCGCTGGTCAACGTCGCCGATTACGAACCGGAAGAAGGTCATGATCTGGCTTTCACGCTGGACCGGATTTCCCGCCGTGAAGCCGACCTGGTCTACATGCCTCCGTTCACCGACCCCAAAACGACGCAACTGCTGTTCGATTTCAGCGACCGGCTGTGCTTCGTCGGGGAGATTCCCTGCCGCACTCCGATCGAAGCCGTGCAGACGCTGATCCAGTGGGTCGGCGTGGACAGCGTCCTGAAACACCTGAAAGGCGTCGTCACGCACAAGCTGATCCGCAAGCTTTGTGACGACTGCAAGCAGGCATTTCGACCCAATCCTCAGTTGTTGAAGCGGCTGGGTCTGCCGCCGGAAGTGACCGTGCTGTACCGTGCTCCCGCGCCGCCGCCGGCGGACGATCCTGAAGCTCCGACCATTGAAGAACTGTGCGCCGACTGCAACGGAATGCCCTACTACGGTCGCATTCCGTGCTTTGAAGTCCTGGAGATGTCGGACGGGATGAAGGAAGTAGTAGCCGCCGGTGCCGATCCGGCGGCGATGCGGCAACAGATGTTCCGCGAAGACATGCGCACTCTGCAGAAGGATGCGCTGCGGCTTGTCGTGGAAGGCAAGACGTCGCTGGAAGAAGTTCAGCGCAGTTTTCAGGGACCAAAGGGCCGCCCGGCGAAGAAGCGCCGTCCGCGTCCGCAGGCCTGA